From candidate division WOR-3 bacterium, one genomic window encodes:
- a CDS encoding NADH-quinone oxidoreductase subunit L, with product MNIETITLLTIFVPIMGSLTIPVAGLISKSFRSVWSVLIALATAILPLLLLPFAFSGAQHIFGRPLIMGLDFYLVVDGLSVFMSIVSSFIGMLIVLYSVGYISHEENQSEYYLMVLLFIGSMMGLVYSANLIFMYLFWEITAICSWRLVGFYRDKIHILRADKTFLVTFGGAVIMLFGFIQIYNQTQSFNIMDMRGTLIPGSAVLLILFGMFAKSATVPIQTWLPDAGVAPSTVTALLHAAVLVKIGVYAYARIFNYTFAIPEGWQTAIPIIAVISSLVAAGAATVENDLKRILAYSTVSQIGYIFLGLSIMEPTAVIGAILYLLMHGLAKAGLFLCAGIIEHNTHTKDIRQLGGLIKTMPITAIVFIISAFSVIGIPPLGGFFSKFLVILGTVKSGNLWLAGLALFTAVMTAFYLFRVFNMVFLGETKISAKEGTNSMLFVVIVLAILSVLAGIFISYPMKLADIATTQILRLGL from the coding sequence ATGAATATTGAGACGATTACCCTGCTTACTATATTCGTCCCAATAATGGGCTCGCTGACCATTCCAGTCGCGGGTTTGATATCAAAGAGCTTCAGGTCGGTCTGGTCAGTACTCATTGCCTTAGCAACTGCAATCCTTCCTTTATTATTATTACCTTTTGCATTTAGTGGTGCACAACATATCTTTGGCAGACCCCTGATAATGGGGCTTGATTTTTATCTCGTGGTTGATGGTCTATCAGTCTTTATGTCCATTGTCTCTTCATTTATTGGAATGTTGATTGTTTTATATTCAGTTGGTTATATCTCCCATGAAGAAAATCAGAGTGAATATTATTTAATGGTCTTATTATTTATCGGCTCAATGATGGGTCTGGTATATTCCGCGAATTTGATATTTATGTATCTTTTCTGGGAAATTACCGCAATCTGTTCCTGGCGCCTTGTTGGATTTTATCGAGATAAGATTCACATATTAAGAGCAGATAAGACATTTTTGGTGACATTTGGCGGAGCGGTAATTATGCTCTTTGGGTTTATTCAAATTTATAACCAAACCCAGAGTTTTAATATAATGGATATGCGGGGCACGCTCATACCGGGCTCTGCAGTCTTATTGATTTTATTCGGTATGTTTGCCAAGTCAGCAACTGTGCCGATCCAGACCTGGTTACCTGATGCGGGTGTTGCACCTTCAACTGTTACCGCATTATTACACGCAGCGGTCCTGGTAAAGATTGGTGTCTATGCCTATGCAAGAATATTCAATTATACATTTGCAATACCTGAGGGCTGGCAGACCGCAATTCCAATCATTGCGGTGATTTCAAGTCTGGTTGCGGCGGGTGCAGCAACCGTTGAGAATGATTTAAAGAGAATTCTTGCCTATTCCACGGTGAGTCAGATTGGTTATATATTCTTAGGTTTGAGTATTATGGAGCCGACTGCGGTCATTGGTGCAATCCTGTATCTTTTAATGCATGGACTTGCCAAGGCCGGATTGTTCTTGTGTGCAGGAATAATTGAACATAATACCCATACCAAGGATATCAGACAACTTGGTGGTCTTATAAAAACTATGCCCATAACCGCAATTGTCTTTATCATTTCCGCATTTTCGGTGATTGGTATCCCGCCCCTTGGTGGATTCTTTTCAAAGTTTTTGGTGATTTTAGGCACGGTGAAGTCTGGTAATCTCTGGCTTGCAGGATTGGCATTATTCACAGCGGTGATGACTGCATTCTATCTATTCAGGGTGTTCAATATGGTCTTTCTTGGTGAGACAAAGATTTCAGCAAAGGAAGGTACGAATTCAATGCTCTTTGTTGTAATTGTCCTTGCGATTCTTTCAGTCCTTGCGGGTATATTTATTAGTTATCCAATGAAACTCGCGGATATTGCCACGACACAGATATTGAGGTTAGGATTATGA